One Vigna unguiculata cultivar IT97K-499-35 chromosome 11, ASM411807v1, whole genome shotgun sequence DNA window includes the following coding sequences:
- the LOC114170132 gene encoding uncharacterized protein LOC114170132, translating into MDPRDKLKTTFITEEANYYYEVMPFGLKNAGATYQRFMDQIFKGMIGRNLEVYVDDLVVKSNSIEQHVKDLAEVFTTLNKSSMRLNPEKCVFGVDGGRFLGFMLTNRGIEANPEKCEEISSMRSPKNLKEVQRLMGRLTTLSRFMPKLAEKAKPILKLLKKATRFHWDEACELSFESIKQFLTSPPILQRPDISLPLVVYLVATEDAVSAAIVQEKKREQQSIYFVSRTLQDAETRYQTVEKMALSLLMTARRLRPYFQNHRVIVRTDHPVHKILRKPDLAGRMAAWAIELSEYEIHYEPRGPIKAQSLADFAAELQDVNTQNVWWTLHVDGSSNIRGGGAGIVLEGSNDIVLEQSLRFKFRVSNNQAEYEAMVAGLTLAKEIGVARIVCRTDSKLTVGHLTGEFQVKDPLLLQYYHIVRNMLQGFEEHKVEHVPRACNVRADILSKLASTKSRGIYKSILQKEIIAPSTNIPECHEVEISSDWRTPIVHFLKIGNKSEPIEKDWERKIARYTLVGDELFRRGFTSPLLKCIDMEQAEYVMRELHQGICGYHSGARTMSARILRAGYYWPIMVADVSKFVKRCIPCQKHGNISHVKQEELHNISSPWPFAKWGMDIVGPFTPGKGQVKFLLVAVDYFTKWVEAEPLATITAQLVQKFVWKSIVCRFGISHTIITDNGKQFTDTGLKEFYQGLHIKHVTSSVEHPQGNGQAEAANKVILQELKKRLDQAKGLWPEQLLEVLWAYRCAPQSATKETPYSLTYGTDAMIPVEIGEPSLRQQKYAETTNSQCLANNLDLLTEHRDLAKIQEAAAKLRMSRRYNSKVKPRKFHPGDLVWRMNNNARKVEGKFSANWEGPFRVLTDEGKGAYRLQQLSGTPVLRTWNVTHLKFYYS; encoded by the coding sequence ATGGACCCAAGGGACAAGTTAAAGACAACCTTCATCACAGAGGAGGCAAACTATTACTATGAGGTCATGCCATTTGGCCTGAAAAACGCAGGAGCCACATACCAAAGGTTCATGGATCAAATTTTCAAAGGAATGATAGGCAGAAATCTtgaagtatatgttgatgacttAGTAGTAAAATCCAATTCCATTGAGCAGCATGTTAAAGATCTCGCAGAGGTGTTCACCACGTTAAACAAGTCAAGTATGCGACTCAACCCAGAAAAATGTGTATTTGGGGTTGATGGAGGAAGATTTCTCGGATTCATGTTGACAAACAGGGGAATCGAGGCCAACCCCGAGAAATGTGAAGAAATATCGAGTATGAGAAGCCCCAAAAACTTGAAGGAGGTGCAACGATTGATGGGAAGACTAACAACCCTGAGTCGATTCATGCCAAAGCTTGCGGAGAAGGCCAAACCCATCCTAAAATTGCTGAAGAAAGCCACTCGGTTCCACTGGGACGAAGCATGCGAGCTAAGCTTTGAAAGCATCAAACAATTCTTGACTTCACCCCCCATTCTGCAACGCCCAGACATTTCACTCCCATTGGTAGTGTATTTAGTTGCGACAGAAGATGCAGTAAGTGCTGCAATAGTTCAGGAGAAGAAGCGAGAGCAGCAGTCGATATATTTTGTAAGTCGAACCTTGCAGGATGCAGAAACAAGATACCAAACGGTAGAAAAAATGGCATTATCCCTACTCATGACAGCCCGCCGCTTAAGACCATACTTCCAGAACCATCGTGTCATCGTGAGGACGGACCATCCTGTACACAAGATTTTGAGGAAGCCAGACCTTGCAGGGAGAATGGCCGCGTGGGCAATAGAACTCTCAGAATACGAGATTCATTACGAACCCAGGGGCCCTATAAAAGCACAGTCACTTGCAGACTTTGCAGCAGAATTACAAGATGTCAACACTCAAAATGTCTGGTGGACATTGCACGTCGATGGATCCTCTAATATACGAGGAGGGGGAGCAGGAATTGTACTGGAAGGGTCAAACGACATAGTCCTGGAACAATCTCTACGATTCAAATTTAGAGTTTCTAATAACCAGGCGGAATACGAAGCAATGGTGGCAGGATTGACACTTGCCAAGGAAATAGGGGTAGCTAGAATTGTATGCCGCACCGATTCAAAACTCACAGTGGGACACTTAACTGGGGAGTTCCAAGTCAAGGATCCCCTCTTACTTCAATACTATCACATAGTCAGAAACATGTTGCAAGGGTTCGAGGAGCACAAGGTTGAGCACGTCCCTAGAGCATGCAATGTCAGGGCAGATATCCTGTCAAAATTGGCTAGCACCAAAAGCAGAGGAATATACAAGTCGATCCTCCAGAAAGAGATAATAGCTCCCTCCACCAACATACCTGAATGTCACGAGGTCGAAATATCTTCGGATTGGAGAACACCCATTGTTCACTTCCTGAAAATTGGAAACAAATCAGAGCCCATAGAGAAAGATTGGGAAAGAAAAATAGCAAGATACACCTTGGTGGGTGATGAATTATTCAGGAGAGGATTCACCTCTCCCTTACTGAAATGTATCGACATGGAGCAGGCCGAGTATGTTATGCGTGAGTTACACCAAGGCATATGTGGATACCACTCTGGAGCAAGAACGATGTCGGCAAGGATATTAAGGGCAGGATACTATTGGCCCATAATGGTAGCAGATGTTTCCAAGTTTGTCAAGCGATGTATACCCTGTCAAAAACACGGGAACATATCCCATGTCAAGCAGGAAGAATTACACAACATATCCTCACCTTGGCCGTTCGCCAAGTGGGGAATGGATATCGTCGGCCCATTCACGCCTGGAAAGGGGCAAGTAAAGTTCTTGCTAGTAGCTGTCGATTACTTTACTAAATGGGTGGAGGCAGAGCCGCTGGCAACAATCACAGCACAATTGGTGCAAAAATTTGTATGGAAAAGCATTGTCTGTCGCTTTGGAATCTCACATACCATAATTACAGATAATGGCAAGCAATTCACAGATACCGGACTCAAAGAATTCTACCAAGGACTGCACATCAAACACGTAACAAGTTCAGTAGAGCATCCGCAGGGGAATGGCCAGGCAGAAGCAGCTAATAAGGTCATTCTACAAGAATTAAAGAAAAGGCTAGACCAGGCCAAGGGACTTTGGCCTGAACAGTTGTTAGAAGTATTATGGGCGTATCGTTGCGCGCCCCAATCCGCAACAAAGGAAACTCCTTATAGCCTTACTTATGGGACAGACGCAATGATTCCAGTTGAAATAGGAGAACCCTCCCTGCGTCAACAGAAATATGCAGAAACGACCAACTCTCAATGCTTGGCAAACAATCTAGACCTTCTGACAGAACATCGGGATCTAGCCAAGATTCAAGAAGCCGCGGCCAAACTAAGAATGTCAAGAAGATATAACTCCAAGGTCAAGCCCAGAAAATTTCATCCAGGAGATCTGGTATGGCGAATGAATAACAATGCAAGGAAGGTCGAGGGAAAGTTTTCCGCTAATTGGGAAGGTCCATTCCGTGTCCTCACAGACGAAGGCAAAGGAGCATACAGGCTGCAACAATTATCAGGAACACCAGTCCTTAGGACTTGGAATGTaacacatttaaaattttactacaGCTAA
- the LOC114168733 gene encoding CST complex subunit CTC1, which produces MDDANATVTTLAELLQSPRPLTATAHSIFSSTPPPHRCTTCPVLTALPRSTVLVGTLTLPALSPTCSCLRFSDASATVCCDLLHFRPAALNREIRVTAWNFIPFKRHVCDVAHGLLEIISWRFSDPNHGSNAVDSLPLAPNCVRLSGGRRRSVHGVVESVGPLFVVPCTMAASTSDLNSGSMVNLPGFSVQLVCCECRFCCSKGDVLIGKLSESRKGHSFTKMEIVYFCGSASSSWHPAITKLIDERVVVSGLKKKLVYLTKEESQVMYVTEDESVLHVGSCLEKCMPSLSEIKGKGECGSYTGVIKGAYMQGMVLELDHDVWLLLTDQLHTSMHGLRVGSVLSVRNVHIVNPHFSWTKIIILGACIKTSIIVQSFSPCQTVCNVVFPSSGMLGKFIQSLPFSARLWVLLLVSSFRKKFAGILSDKEILGSKHKEGLVQMYASSLFPSSIFQTQQGAPVWLCTHDLNGCARVLNCSFLKLVIPISIFICRCMHTLLRIMKPENHCKLLPIGNQFSILSREARYNDRSFRRIIQSEDVGVVLLGYLKVDPSTRRLQLVDATGGVDIVIPDLPLTWNPNEIFEVTDYEVFMDNIDEPMDLIERLGSESLSCRTIFNCSKAERELSTPFFVCCHWKNVKCRNIPLYSCINSKNESETLEPGSYYLLRVSHKFPLQEKYSNKAGCGKSSTFVEAVLFPFILLFDGKSGIAHPCNDSWDKIEELSKSCLSGNNEYKFSNKRQKLTKESVSSSKEEFHTSKYELSACSNSSRKPEENRKCVNMKSSHDLSCLVTFKSLQIENEIFPAILRSTLPMKDTSFNSKPSSRKILLEFSSDRFLKYQLLQIGHYYIIYHKTKDCYRNTKDADFGRSDTAKLLVDSRKRIWSLSFIYDENLSHHLSVYTSAKDSLSPSVDGVSPNHQKLLPRSSGEPSGVSSDVCLYLPISLADVFEDNVMELEDSRSLQSVISEDSANLSLGTGTSEDRPKSCFGTQRSNSLFPEGNLMSLEGNVIEIHKTDSGFFSSCSNGANVDSLQLKGLVRTRSNFCIHVLVHHHIVNIFGSVNKHTFPTGFGPGVTAVFHRILYARAQSKFMLVPVSFIVIKSIKVCDKQCGDRPSFLSSTKDADHASPDYISCLISQLPQDLTHKKIVLRCRVVAVLVLVIERKTTNFIAETKVNAQGTLLDIPLACFLLEDGSSSCCCWASAERAATLLRLREELTTSHHLGRILKKHKKITVKNHGLYVDSSCQDHIFTVASGNALCSSDENILRLIIFNASIGGIWNVVASGMDAGETRQLGEEYLKEMLNVHDMRNMWAEEVSYPRTRAEARNMIQELLKN; this is translated from the exons ATGGACGACGCAAACGCTACGGTGACGACTCTAGCGGAACTCCTTCAGTCTCCTCGCCCTCTTACTGCCACCGCCCATTCCATCTTCTCTTCCACGCCCCCGCCGCACCGCTGCACCACCTGCCCTGTCCTTACAGCTCTTCCCCGCTCAACCGTCCTCGTCGGAACCCTAACCCTCCCCGCCCTCTCCCCTACCTGCTCCTGCCTCCGCTTCTCCGACGCCTCCGCTACCGTCTGCTGCGACCTCCTCCACTTCCGCCCTGCCGCTCTGAACAGGGAAATACGCGTCACCGCCTGGAATTTCATCCCCTTCAAGCGCCACGTCTGTGATGTCGCCCACGGCCTATTAGAGATTATCAGTTGGCGCTTCTCCGACCCCAACCACGGGTCCAACGCTGTGGACTCGCTTCCGCTGGCGCCGAATTGTGTCCGACTATCCGGTGGCAGAAGGAGAAGCGTCCACGGTGTGGTGGAGTCCGTTGGTCCCCTCTTTGTCGTGCCGTGCACCATGGCGGCTAGTACCTCTGACTTGAATTCAGGCTCTATGGTGAACCTGCCAGGGTTTTCAGTGCAATTGGTGTGTTGTGAGTGTAGGTTTTGTTGTTCCAAGGGGGATGTTTTAATTGGCAAATTGAGTGAGAGTAGGAAGGGACATTCTTTTACCAAAATGGAGATTGTGTATTTTTGTGGCAGTGCTTCTTCCTCCTGGCACCCTGCAATCACCAAGCTGATTGACGAACGCGTTGTGGTGTCTGGTTTGAAGAAAAAGCTAGTTTACCTGACGAAGGAGGAGTCTCAAGTGATGTATGTGACTGAAGATGAGTCGGTTCTGCATGTTGGGTCTTGTTTGGAGAAATGCATGCCAAGCCTGAGTGAGATCAAGGGAAAGGGTGAATGTGGTTCTTATACTGGTGTAATTAAAGGTGCGTACATGCAAGGGATGGTTCTGGAGTTGGACCATGATGTGTGGCTTCTTTTAACTGATCAACTGCATACCTCGATGCATGGTCTGAGAGTTGGCTCCGTT TTATCTGTAAGAAATGTGCATATTGTGAATCCGCACTTTTCATGGACAAAGATAATTATTCTTGGGGCATGCATCAAGACCAGCATTATTGTGCAATCCTTCTCCCCGTGCCAAACTGT GTGTAATGTAGTTTTTCCTTCTTCCGGTATGCTAGGGAAGTTCATTCAGTCGTTACCGTTTTCTGCAAGACTCTG GGTATTACTTCTTGTCTCAAGCTTCCGGAAAAAGTTTGCTGGTATCTTATCTGACAAGGAGATTTTGGGATCAAAACAT AAAGAAGGGCTAGTTCAGATGTATGCTAGTTCACTTTTCCCTTCGTCAATATTTCAAACTCAG CAAGGTGCTCCTGTGTGGCTGTGCACTCATGACTTGAATGGTTGTGCTAGAGTACTAAATTGCAGTTTTCTGAAATTG GTAATACCGATCTCTATCTTCATTTGTCGCTGTATGCACACCTTGCTAAGAATTATGAAGCCAGAAAATCACTGTAAATTATTGCCTATTGGCAACCAGTTCAGTATTTTATCACGTGAAGCAAGATATAATGATAGATCATTTAGGCGGATCATTCAAAGTGAAGATGTAGGTGTTGTTTTGCTTGGATACCTTAAG GTTGATCCATCGACCAGAAGACTGCAGCTGGTTGATGCAACTGGTGGTGTTGATATTGTTATACCAGACCTTCCCTTAACTTGGAATCCTAACGAAATATTTGAG GTGACGGACTATGAGGTTTTTATGGACAACATAGACGAACCTATGGATCTGATCGAAAGGCTTGGGAGTGAATCATTATCATGTAGAACAATCTTTAATTGCTCCAAAGCAGAAAGAGAATTAAGCACTCCATTTTTTGTTTGCTGTCATTGGAAGAATGTTAAATGCAGAAACATTCCCCTTTACTCATGCATAAATAGTAAGAATGAAAGTGAGACACTAGAGCCTGGATCCTACTATTTGCTTAGAGTATCTCACAAATTTCCTCTTCAAGAAAAG TACTCTAATAAAGCAGGATGTGGCAAGTCAAGTACTTTTGTTGAAGCCGTGCTTTTTCCATTCATTTTATTGTTTGATGGGAAGAGTGGAATTGCTCATCCATGCAATGATTCTTGGGACAAGATAGAGGAACTTTCGAAATCTTGTCTGAGTggtaataatgaatataaattttctaATAAGAGGCAGAAACTTACTAAGGAATCAGTAAGTTCCTCAAAGGAAGAATTTCACACTTCCAAATATGAGCTGAGTGCTTGTTCTAATTCTTCCAGGAAACCAGAAGAGAACAGAAAATGTGTCAACATGAAATCTTCTCATGATTTATCTTGTCTGGTTACTTTTAAAAGCctccaaattgagaatgagattTTCCCAGCTATCTTGCGCTCTACATTACCTATGAAAGATACAAGTTTTAATTCAAAACCTTCTTCAAGGAAAATTTTGCTAGAGTTCTCATCAGATAGATTTTTAAAGTACCAG TTGTTGCAGATTGGTCATTATTACATCATATATCATAAGACAAAGGATTGCTATCGAAATACAAAAGATGCTGACTTTGGTAGGAGTGACACTGCTAAATTACTTGTTGATTCCAGAAAACGTATTTGGAgcctttcatttatttatgatgaGAACCTTTCTCATCATCTATCAGTATATACATCTGCAAAAGATTCTTTATCTCCTTCGGTTGATGGAGTTTCACCTAATCATCAAAAACTTCTGCCGAGGTCCAGTGGTGAACCTTCCGGTGTCAGTTCAGATGTTTGCTTATATCTCCCCATCAGTCTTGCAGATGTCTTTGAGGATAATGTTATGGAATTGGAAGATAGTCGAAGCTTGCAGTCTGTAATATCAGAAGATAGTGCTAACCTTTCTTTAGGTACTGGGACTTCAGAGGATAGACCTAAATCTTGTTTTGGAACTCAGAGATCAAACAGCCTGTTCCCTGAGGGCAATTTGATGTCTCTTGAGGGAAATGTGATCGAAATTCATAAAACTGACTCTGGTTTCTTCAGTTCATGCTCAAATGGTGCAAACGTTGATTCTCTTCAGTTGAAAGGCCTCGTTAGGACAAGAAGCAATTTCTGCATTCACGTTTTAGTGCATCACCATATT gTGAATATTTTTGGTTCTGTAAATAAACATACTTTCCCCACTGGATTTGGACCTGGTGTAACTGCAGTATTTCATCGAATTCTCTATGCAAG GGCACAAAGTAAATTTATGTTGGTGCCTGTGTCGTTTATTGTAATAAAATCCATAAAAGTATGTGATAAACAATGCGGTGACAGGCCCTCTTTTTTAAGCTCTACTAAAGATGCTGACCATGCATCTCCAGATTATATCTCTTGTTTGATCTCCCAATTGCCTCAGGACTTGACCCACAAGAAAATAGTGCTTCGATGCAGG GTGGTTGCGGTCCTTGTTTTAGTTATAGAGAGAAAGACCACAAATTTTATTGCAGAAACAAAAGTTAATGCTCAGGGGACTCTTTTGGACATTCCACTTGCTTGTTTTTTGTTGG AAGATGGATCATCATCATGTTGTTGCTGGGCTAGTGCTGAAAGGGCTGCAACTTTGTTGAGACTACGTGAAGAACTCACCACATCCCATCATCTAGGGAGAATTTTGAAAAAGCACAAAAAAATTACAGTGAAAAACCATGGATTATATGTTGATTCTTCTTGCCAAGATCATATTTTTACAGTTGCTTCTGGGAATGCTCTTTGCAGTTCCGACGAAAACATCCTCAGGCTCATTATATTCAATGCATCCATCGGAGGAATATGG AATGTTGTTGCTAGTGGGATGGATGCCGGGGAAACAAGACAGTTGGGAGAAGAATACCTTAAAGAAATGCTGAATGTGCATGACATGCGGAATATGTGGGCCGAAGAAGTCTCTTACCCACGCACTCGGGCTGAGGCAAGAAATATGATTCAGgaacttttgaaaaattaa